Proteins encoded within one genomic window of Geotalea daltonii FRC-32:
- a CDS encoding 2-oxoacid:acceptor oxidoreductase family protein, which translates to MRQDVFISGFGGQGALLAGNLLAYAAIIEGRNVSFFPSYGVEKRGGAAMCTVVIADGDVGSPIIGTPSFMIVLNQSSLDKYGAKVKPGGVCIVNSSLVSTEDFHRSDINIIEIPMNDIAIELGDARMVNMVGLGAYVEKSGAVSLSALEAGLKEVLPERNHRFIPANIKAIEAGARKAR; encoded by the coding sequence ATGCGACAGGACGTATTCATATCCGGATTTGGCGGACAGGGTGCCCTTCTAGCAGGCAATCTGCTTGCCTATGCTGCCATCATCGAAGGCAGGAACGTTTCTTTCTTCCCTTCCTATGGTGTAGAAAAGCGTGGTGGTGCAGCCATGTGTACCGTTGTCATCGCCGACGGCGATGTGGGCTCGCCTATCATAGGTACTCCTTCCTTTATGATCGTTCTAAACCAGTCGTCACTGGATAAATATGGCGCCAAGGTCAAACCCGGCGGGGTCTGCATCGTCAATTCCAGCCTGGTCAGCACTGAAGACTTTCACCGTTCCGATATCAACATCATTGAAATTCCCATGAATGACATTGCCATTGAACTTGGCGATGCAAGAATGGTGAACATGGTGGGACTTGGCGCCTATGTGGAAAAATCCGGTGCCGTATCCCTTTCCGCTCTTGAGGCCGGGCTCAAGGAAGTACTGCCGGAAAGGAACCATCGCTTCATACCAGCCAACATCAAGGCCATTGAAGCTGGCGCCCGGAAAGCCAGATAG